In Eucalyptus grandis isolate ANBG69807.140 chromosome 4, ASM1654582v1, whole genome shotgun sequence, the following proteins share a genomic window:
- the LOC104441850 gene encoding uncharacterized protein At4g22758, with product MSQRIPRHPRRAPLSGARKPDSHRLPSSSPSPRRTPPPRRSSVNRQPKPAAQSLLKRSSSEPSLGRFAQAEDGVGRRIIRRSNRGGSVSRRETCTDVYAAALAPSLSSSSLAGMASPPPSYEGPKGDAKVVVNVTVEGSPGPIRAMVRLGSSVEDTIRLVMDRYGQEGRAPRLLPHDALASFELHPSHFSLHGLDRSELIGDVGSRSFYLRRSGNGRGTSEASASSSVPEVALAKSASPPIPPSLFLAPTFVARRIGKIIRRTPKLWRFFICFQ from the exons ATGTCGCAGAGGATTCCGAGGCACCCGCGGCGAGCCCCATTGTCCGGTGCCCGGAAACCCGATTCTCACCGCCTGCCGTCCTCGTCGCCTTCCCCTCGGAGGACCCCACCGCCTCGCCGATCATCGGTCAACAGGCAACCGAAGCCGGCTGCCCAGAGCCTCCTGAAGAGATCGTCTTCGGAGCCAAGCCTGGGGAGATTCGCCCAGGCGGAGGATGGCGTCGGTAGGAGGATCATCAGGAGGTCAAACCGCGGAGGGAGCGTGTCCAGGCGCGAGACGTGCACGGACGTCTATGCAGCGGCCTTGGCGCCGTCGCTGTCGTCTTCTTCTCTAGCGGGCATGGCATCTCCTCCGCCGAGCTACGAG GGACCGAAGGGAGACGCGAAGGTGGTGGTGAACGTGACGGTGGAAGGAAGCCCCGGGCCGATCCGGGCCATGGTGCGGCTGGGGTCCAGCGTCGAGGACACCATCCGGCTCGTCATGGACCGCTACGGCCAAGAAGGCCGGGCTCCCAGGCTGCTGCCCCATGACGCCCTGGCTTCTTTCGAGCTGCATCCGTCTCACTTCAGCCTCCACG GTCTGGACAGATCAGAACTGATCGGAGACGTGGGCAGCAGAAGCTTCTACCTGCGGAGGAGCGGCAACGGTCGCGGGACGAGCGAAGCCTCCGCTTCTTCTTCGGTCCCAGAAGTTGCGTTGGCGAAGTCGGCCTCTCCGCCGATCCCACCTTCTCTGTTCCTAGCGCCGACCTTCGTCGCCCGAAGGATCGGGAAAATCATCCGGAGGACGCCTAAGCTTTGGAggttcttcatttgttttcaATGA
- the LOC104441849 gene encoding protein cornichon homolog 4 gives MWDLYAWLGAFFIIIALLIVIVFQLMCLADLEFDYINPYDSSSRINSVVMPEFIGQGVLCFFYLVTGHWFMSLLCVPYLYHNVQSYMRREHLVDVTEIYNMLKWEKKQRLFKLAYLIILLFLSIFWMIMGALNEHD, from the exons ATGTGGGATCTCTACGCATGGCTCGGGgccttcttcatcatcatagcTCTGCTCATCGTCATCGTCTTCCAG CTCATGTGCTTGGCAGATCTGGAGTTTGATTACATAAATCCTTACGACTCCTCATCGCGAATAAACAGCGTGGTGATGCCAGAGTTTATTGGACAAGGAGTGTTATGCTTCTTCTATCTTGTAACAGGGCATTGGTTTATGTCCCTATTATGCGTTCCGTATCTATACCACAATGTGCAATC ATACATGCGAAGGGAGCACCTTGTTGATGTGACAGAGATATACAACATGCTCAAGTGGGAAAAGAAACAGCGGCTTTTCAAACTGGCTTATCTGATTATATTGCTCTTTCTCTCCATATTTTG GATGATCATGGGCGCACTGAATGAACATGATTGA